The genomic window GTGTGATGCCGCGCTTGCGCGCCGAGTACGGCGTGGTTGAGCAGGCTTTGTTACTGGCGCTGGAGAGCGAGGTCGAGGTGCTGGCACCGCTTCCCGTGGTGGGGGAGGCGCTGGTCCTGATCGTGGACGACGACCGCAGCACCCGTTCGGCCTTGCGCGCGGCCTTGCAACGCAGCGGCTTTTTGGTGACCGAGGCCGCAGACGGCAGCGAAGTAGAGGCCGAGGTGCAACGCATGCGCCCGGACGTCATCCTGATGGATGCCCTGATGCCGGTGATGGACGGTTTCACCGCCTGCGCACGCCTGCAGGAATCACCCGAGTGGCGCCAGATCCCCATATTGATGATTACCGCATTGGAGGACAGCGCGTCGATCGAACGGGCCTTTGCGGCTGGGGCCAGCGACTACATACCCAAGCCCATCCACCTGGCGGTTGTCAACCAGCGGGTACGCCGCCTGGTTGATGCCACCCGTGCCGAGCGCCATGTGCGCCATTTGGCATACAACGATGCGTTGACCGGGCTGCCGAATCGGACACTGTTCCACGACCACCTGAGCCGTTGTATAGAGCGGGCCCAGCCCGCGGCCACATCGCTGGCCTTGTTGTACCTGGATCTGGATCGCTTCAAACTGGTCAACGACACGCTGGGACACGAGATCGGCGACAAGCTGCTGAAAAGTGTTTCCGAGCGCATCCGCGGTTGTGTGCGTGGCAGCGACTGCGTAGCCCGTTTGGGGGGCGACGAGTTCGCCATCGTCATCGACGACCTGCCCAATGTGAATGTGGCATCGGGCACGGCGCAAAAGATCTGCCATGCGGTCACGGTCCCCTTTGAAATTGACGGGCACGACATCGTGGTGTCCGCCAGTATTGGCATTGCGGTGTTCCCCATCAATGGGGCGGATTCCAGCACCCTGTTGCGCCACGCGGATACGGCCATGTACCGGGCCAAAAAGAAGAGTAGTGGTTTTCAGTTCTTCGAGGAGAACATGGAGGCCTCTGCCAGCGAACACATGCGGTTTGAGGGCGCTTTGCGCCGGGCGCTGGAGCGTGACCAGATCGTGGTGTTCTTCCAGCCGATTGCCAATGCTGCCGATTGCCGCATTGTTGGCATGGAGGCATTGGCGCGCTGGAGCCATCCGTCACGCGGCCTGGTGTCGCCGCTGGAATTCATCCCGCTGGCAGAAGAAACCGGGCTGATCATCCCCATCGGCGAAGCGGTTTTGCGGGCGGCCTGCTTGCAGTTGAAGAAATGGCATGAAGCCGGGTCGTCGGGCTTGTATGTCACCGTCAACCTGTCGGGCTTGCAACTGCAGCAGGTTAACTTCATTGACACCCTGCGCAGTGCGCTGCGCGATACCGGTGTAGATCCACGGCTCTTGACGTTGGAAATCACCGAAAGCATGCTGATGGTGCACGCCGAGGAAACCCTGTTGTTGCTGCGGGCCATCAAGGCCACGGGCGTGGGGCTGGCCATTGACGACTTCGGCACCGGCTATTCATCACTGGCGTATCTCAAGCGTTTTCCGGTTGATGTGCTGAAGATTGACCGGGCCTTTACCCGCGACATGACCAAGAATGTGGACGACGCTTCCATCGTGTCGGGCATTATTTCCCTGGCCCACAACCTGCGGCTGAAAGTGGTGGCCGAAGGGGTGGAAACCGAGCAGCAGCGGCAATTTCTGGCGCAGCTGCAGTGTGACTGTATCCAGGGCTATCTGCTCAGTGAGCCCCTGCCAGGCGACGCGTTTGAGGCGCGCTTTCTGCTTGAGAACCACAGCCCGTAAGCCTGGCATTCAGGGTAATTAAAGATGTTTGCTATCTAAAATATAGCGATAGTCTGAGGTTTTACGGGGGCTATAGGATGTTTTGGCTTATGGGGCTTCGCCAAACTCGGCGCCCATTTCCTGGGCCCGTTGGTGTGCCGCATGCAAGGCTTGGGCGAACAGGTCCTTGACGCGGTTGTTGTCCATGGACGTGATGGCCGCATGGGTGGTGCCGCCTTTGGACGTAACCCGCTGGCGCAGGATTTCGGGGGGTTCGTGACTAGACTGTGCCAGCTCCCCGGCGCCAATGAATGTGGCCACCGCCAACTGGTAGGCCTGTTCCCGGTCCAGGCCCATGTCAGCGCCAGCGGCGGTCATGGCTTCCATGAAATAGAACATATAAGCTGGCCCGGAGCCGGAAATGGCGGTCACTGCGTCCAACTGGTTTTCGTTGTCCAGCCACAGGAATTGCCCCATGCCCGAGACCACACGTTCGGCATGCTGGCGGTCAGCCTCCGTCACGGCGGGGCGGGCAAACAGACCGGTGATACCCTTGCCGATCAGGGCCGGGGTGTTGGGCATGGTCCGTATCACGCGTTCATTGCCTAGCCATTTGGCAATGGCGTCGCTGGGAATGCCGGCTGCCACGCTGATATGCAAGGCTTCACGGGTGTGAAACCGGGACTGCAGCGCGGCATCCTTAAAAGACTGGGGTTTGACAGCCCAGATGACAATGCTGGCCTGGCCCAAGAAAGGCCCGGCTTCGTGCTGGGCGGTGATGCCCAGCTGGGACTGCAGCCGTTCCCGCGCTTCCGCAAAGGGTTCCACCACGTCGATCTGAAGGGTGGGGAACCCCTGTTTCAGCAATCCGCTGACCATGGCGGTGGCCATATTTCCGCCGCCAATGAAGGCAATGTGGTGTGGGTGCATGGAGTTCTCCTGAGGGACTGGGCGCAACTTATATAGAGAGGCTGGATTGTCGCAGGGCAGAAATGGCGTCCCGCCCCCTGCGAAGCCGGCTTTTTGAAACAGGCCCACAAAAAAGTGTTGCACAAGTAAAAAAGCTGTGGCATACTAGCGGGCTTCGCTTGTAAAAGCTGAAGGTTCTGCCCAAATGGATGTGGCGCGAGTGGTTCGCGCCAAGTACAGCGGGCCCAAGACTGACTCGTTGTTGGTGTTTGCCAGAGAGCTGGCAAGTGCTGCTCCTGGTGCAAGTTGGGAATATTGAAATGATCCAGACTGAATCTCGATTAGAAGTCGCTGACAATACCGGCGCTAAGTCCGTCCTGTGCATCAAGGTGCTCGGCGGTTCCAAGCGTCGCTACGCCAGCGTCGGTGACATCATCAAAGTTAGCATTAAAGAAGCTGCTCCCCGCGGACGCGTCAAAAAAGGCGAAGTCTACAGCGCGGTTGTGGTTCGTACTGCTAAGGGCATCCGTCGCAGCGACGGCTCTTTGGTGAAGTTTGACGGTAATGCAGCAGTGTTGCTGAATGCCAAATTGGAGCCTATCGGCACCCGTATCTTTGGACCCGTGACGCGTGAACTGCGTACCGAGAAGTTCATGAAGATCGTGTCCCTGGCCCCTGAAGTTTTGTAAGGACGCGCCATGAATAAGATTCGCAAGGGCGATCAAGTTATCGTTATCGCTGGTCGCGATAAGGGTAAGCGCGGGACTGTGTCCCTGCGCAAAGATGACTCCCATCTGGTTGTCGAGGGTGTTAACTTGGTGAAGAAACACACCAAGCCAAACCCCATGAAGGGTGCGGTCGGCGGTATTGTTGAAAAGACAATGCCCATCCACCAGTCCAACGTAGCAATTTTTAATGCTGCGACTGGCAAGGCGGACCGCGTAGGTATCAAGGTGTTGGCTGACGGCAAACGCACGCGCGTTTTCAAGTCCAGCGGCGAAGAAATCAAGGTGGCATAAACATGGCACGTCTGCAACAACAATACCGCGAAAAGCTGGCTCCCGAGCTGATGGCCAAGTTTGGCTACACCTCGCCGATGCAAGTGCCGCGTCTGACCAAGATCACTCTGAACATGGGTGTGAGCGAAGCCGTAGCCGACAAGAAGATCATGGACCACGCGGTCAGTGATCTGACAAAAATCGCCGGCCAAAAGCCCGTCGTGACCAAGTCCAAGAAGGCTATTGCGGGTTTCAAGATCCGTGAAGACCAGGCGATTGGTTGCATGGTGACTCTGCGCGGCGTGCAGATGTATGAATTCCTGGACCGTTTCGTGACCGTGGCGCTGCCTCGCGTTCGTGACTTCCGTGGTATTTCTGGTCGTGCATTTGATGGCCGTGGTAACTACAACATCGGCGTCAAAGAGCAGATCATTTTCCCTGAAATTGAATATGACAAGGTTGACGCCTTGCGTGGTCTCAATATCAGTATCACCACGACGGCCAAGACCGACGAAGAGTGCAAGGCGCTCCTCACCGGCTTCCGTTTTCCGTTCAAGAACTGAGGTGACCCGTGGCTAAAATGGCTTTAATCCAGCGTGAGCTGAAGCGTGATCAATTGGCTGCTAAGTACGCCAAGAAGTACGCTGAATTCAAGGCAATTGCCGGTGACTTCAAACGCACCGAAGAAGAGCGTGCTGCTGCCCGTATGGGTCTGCAAAAGCTCCCGCGCAATTCCAACCCAACCCGCCAGCGTAACCGTTGCGCCATTACTGGTCGCCCACGTGGTACGTTCCAGCACTTTGGCCTGGGTCGCGCCAAGATCCGTGAAATGGCCTTTGCTGGGGAAATCCCTGGCATCGTCAAGGCCAGCTGGTAAGCGACAGGAGAACCAAACATGAGCATGAGTGATCCCATCGCCGACTTGTTGACACGCATCCGCAATGCACAAATGGTGGCCAAAACTACCGTTTCCGTGCCTTCTTCCAAAGTGAAGGTTGCGATTGCCCAAGTGTTGAAAGACGAAGGCTACATCGACAACTTCAAGGTCTCTACAGCGGACGGCAAGTCCGAGTTGGAAATCGCCCTGAAGTATTACGCAGGCAAGCCTGTGATTGAACGTATCGAGCGCGTCAGCCGTCCTGGCCTGCGTGTTTACCGCGGTAGCGATGCCATCCCCCAGGTCCAAAACGGCCTTGGCGTTGCCATCGTGACTACGTCCCAGGGCGTCATGACAGATCGCAAAGCGCGCGCTACCGGTGTCGGTGGTGAAGTTTTGTGCTACGTCGCTTAACGCTACATTGAGGAGAAATACAAATGTCCCGTGTAGGTAAACTTCCCGTAACTGTTCCCGCTGGTGTGGATGTGTCTATCAATGGCAGCCAAATCAGTGTCAAGGGTACAGGCGGCACTTTGCATCTGACGTTGAACACGCTGGTAACAGTGGTTAACGACGCAGGCAAGCTGAGCTTCAAGGCGGCCAATGAGTCCCGCGAAGCCGATGCCATGTCCGGCACCATGCGCCAATTGGTGAACAACATGGTTGTTGGTGTGACCAAAGGCTTTGAGAAAAAGCTGAGCCTGATTGGCGTGGGTTACAAGGCCCAGGCTACCGGCGCCAAGTTGAATCTGGCTGTGGGTTACTCCCACCCTGT from Rhodoferax sp. AJA081-3 includes these protein-coding regions:
- the rpsH gene encoding 30S ribosomal protein S8 is translated as MSMSDPIADLLTRIRNAQMVAKTTVSVPSSKVKVAIAQVLKDEGYIDNFKVSTADGKSELEIALKYYAGKPVIERIERVSRPGLRVYRGSDAIPQVQNGLGVAIVTTSQGVMTDRKARATGVGGEVLCYVA
- the rpsN gene encoding 30S ribosomal protein S14 is translated as MAKMALIQRELKRDQLAAKYAKKYAEFKAIAGDFKRTEEERAAARMGLQKLPRNSNPTRQRNRCAITGRPRGTFQHFGLGRAKIREMAFAGEIPGIVKASW
- the rplX gene encoding 50S ribosomal protein L24, producing MNKIRKGDQVIVIAGRDKGKRGTVSLRKDDSHLVVEGVNLVKKHTKPNPMKGAVGGIVEKTMPIHQSNVAIFNAATGKADRVGIKVLADGKRTRVFKSSGEEIKVA
- the rplN gene encoding 50S ribosomal protein L14, with the protein product MIQTESRLEVADNTGAKSVLCIKVLGGSKRRYASVGDIIKVSIKEAAPRGRVKKGEVYSAVVVRTAKGIRRSDGSLVKFDGNAAVLLNAKLEPIGTRIFGPVTRELRTEKFMKIVSLAPEVL
- the rplF gene encoding 50S ribosomal protein L6, whose protein sequence is MSRVGKLPVTVPAGVDVSINGSQISVKGTGGTLHLTLNTLVTVVNDAGKLSFKAANESREADAMSGTMRQLVNNMVVGVTKGFEKKLSLIGVGYKAQATGAKLNLAVGYSHPVNFDMPAGITVATPTPTEILIKGADRQRVGQIAAEVRAVRPPEPYKGKGIRYADEKITIKETKKK
- the proC gene encoding pyrroline-5-carboxylate reductase translates to MHPHHIAFIGGGNMATAMVSGLLKQGFPTLQIDVVEPFAEARERLQSQLGITAQHEAGPFLGQASIVIWAVKPQSFKDAALQSRFHTREALHISVAAGIPSDAIAKWLGNERVIRTMPNTPALIGKGITGLFARPAVTEADRQHAERVVSGMGQFLWLDNENQLDAVTAISGSGPAYMFYFMEAMTAAGADMGLDREQAYQLAVATFIGAGELAQSSHEPPEILRQRVTSKGGTTHAAITSMDNNRVKDLFAQALHAAHQRAQEMGAEFGEAP
- the rplE gene encoding 50S ribosomal protein L5; its protein translation is MARLQQQYREKLAPELMAKFGYTSPMQVPRLTKITLNMGVSEAVADKKIMDHAVSDLTKIAGQKPVVTKSKKAIAGFKIREDQAIGCMVTLRGVQMYEFLDRFVTVALPRVRDFRGISGRAFDGRGNYNIGVKEQIIFPEIEYDKVDALRGLNISITTTAKTDEECKALLTGFRFPFKN